CAACTTCTTCAAGCAAACAATATAGACCTTAATGCATTGGTAAACTCCAAGCTTGCACTGTCGCAAACAACTCAGTCATAGGATAAATAATGTTGTACAAAGACTAGCTATTGATCAAATATTTTCAACAGATATTCTTGATAAAATTCCTGTTGAAAATAATATAATTTGTTGTTGGGTTTCTAAAGCTTCTATTTGTTTTTTAACTCTTTGATTAACTCCAATAAAACTGGAACCAGCAACACCTTCTATTGCTCCCCATAAGCTAACTAATGGACCTATACTGTAAAAGAGTCCTGTAAGTTTTTTAGAGGTCGAAAAAGTGAACAGTCTGTAAGTTTAACTGGTTTTGCTATTAAAACTTATTAGTTATATCTTCTTGATATTTATACCTGTTTTAAATCTATTTAAGTACTATAAATACATTTGATTATGTTTAACAATATTGTAATCATTACAACACCAAATGATGTATATCACAAAGTTATGAAGTATAATTTTAAAAAAGGAGGGGATTATGCAATTCAAATTAGAAGGCGCTAGCATTCATTGTATTCGTAAGCATAAAAGCCGCAAAACCAACAAAATAAATGAAGAGGTTGTTGTTTCATTCGATAGTCATTTAAAAGAAGTTGCACCGCATGTAGCGGCCAGACTAACAGAGGATGAAATTTTCTCCTTACGACACTGGCTAAAAGAAAGAGAACAAATCAATCAAGAGCCTACAGCACAAAACTTGTTAGAAGCATTGCCTGACGTTATCGAAAAAGCAACCGAAGCATTAGCAGAATTAGACCACCTTGATAAAATCACTTACGATAAACTAGTCAATATGATAGAAATTTTTTTAAGCAAAATAAAACAATATGATGATGTTTGTGATAGTAGCCATATAGAGTTTACTGAAATGGACCAAAACCAAGTTTTAGCCGAACGTATTCATCAGGTTAAAAAAGACCTTACCTAATGCCAATTAATAGCTATTTTTCAGTGTAGCAGTCGATGCTGAGGTGTCAGTTGTAACATAATATTAAGCAATAGACCGAGTAATTAATGCATCAACAGTCAGTGAGGATAAGGCTTTAACCCTCAGTACAGAGCCGTTTGAGTTTAATGGGGAGACGACATTACAAGCATGGCTCTGTAGCAGGTGATTTTGCAGTTTCACCACTAAGATCAACAGCAATAAATTCATTTGCTAGAGGGCACTATGAGAAATCCTGGCTTACTATTTAGCAACACTCTGTGCCTATGGGAACCATCACTTTTAGTGACTTGTGGTTAAGCGCTATGCGCAAGCTATCGGGCTCATTTCGCTCACCATCCACCATGTAGGCAATAGGAGGGTCTACCTCCAATAAAACAGTTTTAGCCTGTCGGTATTGAATCCCCATATCGGCTGCTGAATTTGTAATTCCGGCAACCGCTAAATTAGCCAGGGAAGTTAATTGCTCTATATGTTTATCTTCCGAGTCAATCCAAGTGATATCCAGCAAGCCGTCGGTGATATTGGGAGCACCTCCACCTTGGGCTAGAATACTGGTTGGAGGTGCGGCATTTGCTATCACAAGACTCGTGGTATGTATATGTTCAGGCTCTTGATCATCCAGAGTTAGCCTAACGTTATAATGCTGTTTTTCAAGAGCAGCCTGCCATAGCCCTTGAATGTAGGCAATCTGGCCATTATTGTTTTTCTTGTCTCGATCGGCTAGCTTGATCATTTTCTCCGCAAAACCAATGCCTGCCATCAGTAGCATGGTTTTATCATTGCACCGCGCAGTATCTATCCATTGGCTTTTTCCTTCTGTCAGGCTGAAACAAGCAGTCTCAATAGGCGTTAGCTTTGCACTATTTCCCCAAATTGCATAACTGAGAGAGTTTGCAGTCCCCAAAGGCATGATACCCAGAGCGATTTTTGTTCCTATCAGTTCGCCTGCTACTTCTGCCAGAGTTCCATCCCCTCCACCAGCAATAATAATATCAGGCATGTCTTGTATTGCTTCCTGGGTAAGTCTAGCTGCGCTAATCTCTGGTGTTGTGCACTTGATAGTAAGTTTTAAATAGGGTTCCAGATGACTGAGAATATAGGGCTTATGTTGTTCCCATTTGCCGCCTCCAGCAACGGGATTTACAATCAACCAAGCATTGTTTTGAGTTTGCAATGAGCCTTCTTGATAAAGCTTCTGTAGTAATTCTGCTTGCTTTTTTGTCAGTCTAACAGTCCTGCGGATAGAGCGAAGCTCTTCTATGATCTGTTGAGGTGAGTAATGGCTTTTTTGACTAAGTAAATAAGCTGCCACCATCAATGCCGACCGGCTGCGGCCCATGGCACAATGGACCAATACATTTTGTCCTTT
This genomic interval from Spartinivicinus poritis contains the following:
- a CDS encoding diacylglycerol kinase family protein produces the protein MTHALIYTTSGLSLIAVAAIPLPWLMRAFLFWTGLSLLVVGIAYHINRPEVFRKRADGTIPLYIRWLFIPFLWGSTLYNLWAKRTDNVPALQKIENHLFLGCRLSSRDMEVLNRQDIRAILDVTAEFDALDWSAVAEEIDYLNLPVLDQAPPTAKQCIQAIHWIHAHVSKGQNVLVHCAMGRSRSALMVAAYLLSQKSHYSPQQIIEELRSIRRTVRLTKKQAELLQKLYQEGSLQTQNNAWLIVNPVAGGGKWEQHKPYILSHLEPYLKLTIKCTTPEISAARLTQEAIQDMPDIIIAGGGDGTLAEVAGELIGTKIALGIMPLGTANSLSYAIWGNSAKLTPIETACFSLTEGKSQWIDTARCNDKTMLLMAGIGFAEKMIKLADRDKKNNNGQIAYIQGLWQAALEKQHYNVRLTLDDQEPEHIHTTSLVIANAAPPTSILAQGGGAPNITDGLLDITWIDSEDKHIEQLTSLANLAVAGITNSAADMGIQYRQAKTVLLEVDPPIAYMVDGERNEPDSLRIALNHKSLKVMVPIGTECC